ATGGTACACGTTTGATaaagttcaatttattttagaatGTTTTTATCTAATAAGTTTCAGGACCGAAATTTTTTTAGTATTCGCAACTAAATGGTACTACAAATGCAACGTATTATTCATGAAGATAGCATGAAACATTTTAATAGTAATTCGTACAATTTCatacatgaaaataatttatatgatgTATCATCAGTAACAGTATGATAGATATTTATACttgaattttaaacattttgtgattttattaattcattatttactcgaattatatttacatttattgtaTTTCACTTTGCACTTTTAATGTTCTTAAAGATGTTCAACTTCTACGAAAACGCATTTTCTGCATTTCTTTTTTGTGATAGTATCAACAGTCAACAGtgtttaattttgtttgtaTTTTACATATGGCTAAACGGTGGccttattataaaaatgaataggAGAGGTAATGGACTCTGCAAATTATTCATAAACGTGAATACGACGGAATGTAATGTGCCATGGACTAAAATATTACTGATTTTTTTGTGTAAATACCATCAGTAGAAATATTTACAATGATTAATAATTCATTCTTAAATAGGACTAAAAAACTTTTAATCAAAAACTAATACagtgttttaatatattatattatatttatatgttataaTGAACTGATAATTGGTcctaatataatacaatttgaaaGATATTACTGAATGGTTATAACGTTTGCATTTTATAGTGTAGTCTTGCACTAAAtgtctacaaaatatttataatggtACAAAATACATTGAAAAGTAAACAGTAATATCACTTTTACAGGCATACCTATTACACTGCCTGATTAtatttcgaagaatttttaaactttaagaTTTACGATATttcgaaaatatatttgaagatcaTACAAAATCTTTCATAAGAAAACTATCCGTCTTTTTCTGGAGTTTATATTTAAACTAAATGATatgattcttttttaatttaataacaggAATATACTAATGATAGCATATTGAAATTGGTCTCATAAATTTTTATGCACATGGTTGTACTGCTTTTTTATATAATTCGAAACAATATTATTTGCAACAATTATTAGTTTGTCTATAgactataaatattttaatatggtTGTAATTTCATGTGTTCTCGCAAATGAATTATTTAGAAAGTATAAGtatgtattttatgtttgaaattataaaaagggTAATTTCAAATATGATAACTAAATCTGTCAGAATCTTCAATCTTGTAGATACTATCAGCATTgtgaatattgtaataatagtgATCTGTAACATACTTTATTCTTATgtacagtaaataaattttctatttatgTGCTTCCAGCATGaacgataaatttaataatgggACAGTtattgattaatcaattttagaatttaaagaattatagTGTGTTGTAAACCACTTAAATATAAATCTTCAGTtgtatgtaaataaattttatgtaattcatCACGAATGAGTTCgaataatacatattttcaaCAGATTGTAAAGATGTAATATAATTATACCTCTTGacatatgttatacaatattacaacttttaatatctaataaatgaaTGTAATGCCTACAAGGTGTTATCTATCAGTGCGCATAAGTGCATCCTGCTTGCATATTTATAATTCACTGATATAATTGTTcgtcatttatttaaataaactaatttaaataattaataattcaaatattattgcgagaatttatttataagtaaaatatcctagaaaatttttatgaatatatgttacatttattaatttattaatttttgaagtatGGCGTTATCGCGTTACACAGGATGTATTGATATATATACGAAAtaaaatcgaaataaaatcaattgcttaaataaaaattttttaaatgaaaggaGATTAATATTCATACATGTGAAAACATGAATATTTAATACGTTTGTACTTTATCACTCGGTACACACAGTTATTTGTAGTCTCAGTTGATAACGAAGGTTCCGGCGGAGAAGTAGCTGTCATGACGTATATTTTATGAATGCTCTGTTTCTAACGTAATAACATCAAAAAGAAGATTTGTTATGGAAACTATAAATTGGGGGGAATTATTCCCAGGAAGATGGAGCcttgtcatttttatttcgtaCATGGCCCTTTTTGTGAATCAAGGTATTATGTAATTATGGTTAAGTTTATTTATGTTTACATTGAtaagttttgttaaaaattcatcttattatcattatatatatatatatgtattaatcaCTGTATTTATCTGcttatttatgttatttttattatataaattatactgttaaattgtttttattataggcATTATTGTAACTTGGTCTCAACGCGATGGGCATTATGAATACAACATTGTTATGGTAGTATTGATGACAGAAGTATTAAAGTTACTTGCTTCAGTTATATTATATTGCAAAGAGTAAGTAGTATTTATTATATCCATGCAAGCGCTTCAATTAACGTAATACACATAACTTCAGTATTTTGTAATGTAACTATAATTTTCTTGCAGCAATAGCATTACACGTCTCATTCAAGAAACACTGGGACATAAGAAAGGTAAATATATAAGATATTTATAAgatattgtataaaaatgataaaaatatgtaaactgAAGTGATTGATTTATAAagtttatatatatttgaaatGTCAGAGTTACAGATTTTATATAGGAATTTTTTATAAGGATCTTATCAATAGTTCCTATCTCATTGATATGTAAAACAAACGAATTAGAAGATAAGATAAAGtcacagtttttaaattttgtacaaaagagtacatttacagaattttacctttcaaatattaagtgctcataataattattatttattcttctATTCTAGTGTTCCTTCTATACATGAtaccttcatttttatattgtctGTACAATAATTTGGCATTCATCAATTTGGCTGCATTTGATCCAACAACTTACTatgttttattacaatttcGTGTTGTTACGACTGGAATTATTTTCCAGGTATGTAGCAGAGGCATTTTTTGTGGCATATAATGGAGCAACAATAAAGCATTTTCTAAAATGATATTTCTTTTAGGTTGtttttaataagaaattgtCACTAAAACAATGGCTTTCACTAGTGTTACTAACTATTGGATGCATGGTAAAACATATAGATTTGAACTTGAACATCAGTGTATTTGAagccaaaattaatttaaatagtaacgtaattttaatatttgtacaggtacatatata
The Megachile rotundata isolate GNS110a chromosome 5, iyMegRotu1, whole genome shotgun sequence DNA segment above includes these coding regions:
- the senju gene encoding UDP-galactose transporter senju, giving the protein METINWGELFPGRWSLVIFISYMALFVNQGIIVTWSQRDGHYEYNIVMVVLMTEVLKLLASVILYCKDNSITRLIQETLGHKKVFLLYMIPSFLYCLYNNLAFINLAAFDPTTYYVLLQFRVVTTGIIFQVVFNKKLSLKQWLSLVLLTIGCMVKHIDLNLNISVFEAKINLNSNVILIFVQTICSCLAGVYNEYLLKEQGANINIFVQNVFMYIDSIFCNFLVFVLLYISDNSTSNIFNNANPSLLMQPKVIIIMLNNTAVGIITSFFLQNLNSILKTFASALELVFTAILCWIIFNIPIHLNTVVSIAMVSYAVILYSQNPVQNIRTKEKLISDSIV